One Kineococcus aurantiacus genomic window carries:
- a CDS encoding diguanylate cyclase domain-containing protein has translation MISQADRGRGPVIVVADFLGAYSLRLIPGIREVLQARGVPLLVHVHDYFTPGVSPLLRHVFAGAGPRAAIVLPMSKAQSRDDLDRLLAAHPDVPAVALGTASGQRPSVRADNRTGMAELVRHVVDQGGVQRVVLVRGVPHHVDSVEREAAARETLAQAGVLLDESLVVEGGFARDVTYDAISALVRAGHRFDAVVALNDEMALAAVDALCDHGLDVPGDVLVTGFDDDETPHPRCSLTTVSQQLHQQGRRAAELVLDLMDGAPAHDVLVETTLVRRSSTARALPAAPSGTPAARAETGRDAVPAGQAAATNAALDLNRAFMSCAGEQDVMRELGARLARLQVSRCFVVLYDPAPEEHPAERRGRLALVHPGVVGAQGAPEAPRFPVADLLPPGVRHELAHGTLLLQPLGVRGHELGHVLYEQQSLLQHTAEVLRMDVSLALDTIARHRELEATVARRTEQLRREISVRERAEADLRAANAELRRSLHRDGLTGIANRSAFDEHLAWAWARHRGDGGELSLLFVDVDCFKLYNDTYGHLRGDTALRAVAQAMEAATLAPGDLAARFGGEEFAVVLPGTGSAGAVVVAERIRQGVRRCAIEHRASPVVPWLTVSIGVATTRPGGALVPQDLVQAADEAVYAAKTAGRDRAERRPVVGARS, from the coding sequence GTGATCAGCCAGGCGGATCGAGGCCGCGGACCCGTCATCGTCGTCGCCGACTTCCTCGGGGCGTACTCGCTGCGCCTGATCCCCGGCATCCGGGAGGTGCTCCAGGCGCGGGGAGTCCCCCTGCTGGTGCACGTCCACGACTACTTCACCCCCGGCGTGTCGCCCCTGCTGCGCCACGTCTTCGCCGGTGCCGGTCCCCGCGCGGCGATCGTGCTGCCGATGTCGAAGGCCCAGTCGCGCGACGACCTCGACCGGCTGCTCGCCGCCCACCCCGACGTGCCCGCGGTGGCCCTGGGCACCGCCTCGGGGCAGCGTCCGTCGGTGCGCGCGGACAACCGCACCGGCATGGCGGAGCTGGTGCGCCACGTGGTGGACCAGGGCGGTGTGCAGCGCGTCGTGCTGGTCCGCGGGGTGCCCCACCACGTGGACTCCGTGGAACGCGAGGCGGCGGCGCGCGAGACGCTGGCGCAGGCGGGGGTGCTCCTCGACGAGTCCCTCGTCGTCGAGGGCGGCTTCGCCCGCGACGTGACCTACGACGCGATCTCCGCGCTGGTCCGGGCGGGGCACCGCTTCGACGCCGTCGTCGCCCTGAACGACGAGATGGCGCTGGCCGCGGTGGACGCGCTGTGCGACCACGGCCTGGACGTGCCCGGCGACGTCCTGGTCACCGGTTTCGACGACGACGAGACGCCCCACCCCCGGTGCAGCCTCACGACCGTCTCGCAGCAGCTGCACCAGCAGGGCCGGCGGGCCGCGGAACTGGTGCTGGACCTGATGGACGGGGCGCCCGCGCACGACGTCCTCGTGGAGACCACCCTGGTGCGCCGCTCCTCCACCGCACGGGCCCTGCCCGCAGCGCCGTCGGGCACCCCCGCGGCGCGGGCCGAGACCGGCCGGGACGCGGTCCCCGCCGGCCAGGCCGCCGCCACGAACGCGGCGCTGGACCTCAACCGCGCGTTCATGTCGTGCGCCGGCGAGCAGGACGTCATGCGCGAACTGGGGGCGCGGCTGGCGCGGTTGCAGGTGTCGAGGTGCTTCGTGGTCCTGTACGACCCCGCGCCGGAGGAACACCCCGCGGAGCGCCGGGGCCGCCTGGCGCTCGTGCACCCGGGCGTGGTCGGCGCCCAGGGCGCGCCGGAGGCACCCCGGTTCCCCGTCGCGGACCTCCTGCCCCCCGGGGTCCGCCACGAGCTGGCGCACGGCACGCTGCTGCTGCAACCGCTGGGGGTCCGCGGCCACGAGCTCGGCCACGTCCTGTACGAGCAGCAGTCCCTGCTGCAGCACACCGCCGAGGTGCTGCGGATGGACGTCAGCCTCGCCCTCGACACCATCGCCCGCCACCGCGAGCTGGAGGCCACCGTCGCCCGGCGCACCGAGCAGCTGCGCCGCGAGATCAGCGTCCGCGAGCGCGCCGAGGCGGACCTGCGGGCGGCCAACGCCGAACTGCGCCGTTCCCTGCACCGGGACGGGCTGACCGGCATCGCCAACCGCAGCGCGTTCGACGAGCACCTGGCCTGGGCGTGGGCGCGCCACCGCGGCGACGGGGGGGAACTGTCCCTGCTGTTCGTCGACGTCGACTGCTTCAAGCTCTACAACGACACCTACGGTCACCTGCGCGGTGACACCGCCCTGCGCGCGGTGGCCCAGGCGATGGAGGCCGCGACGCTGGCGCCCGGCGACCTCGCGGCCCGTTTCGGTGGGGAGGAGTTCGCCGTGGTGCTCCCCGGGACGGGGTCAGCCGGGGCGGTGGTCGTGGCCGAGCGGATCCGGCAGGGGGTGCGCCGCTGCGCCATCGAGCACCGGGCCTCCCCCGTGGTGCCCTGGCTCACGGTCAGCATCGGCGTCGCGACCACGCGCCCGGGCGGAGCGCTGGTGCCGCAGGACCTGGTGCAGGCGGCCGACGAGGCCGTCTACGCGGCCAAGACCGCCGGCCGCGACCGGGCGGAACGACGGCCCGTGGTGGGCGCGCGGTCGTGA
- a CDS encoding TSUP family transporter, with amino-acid sequence MALFPEHLTGTTLVLLVLAAFAAGWVDAVVGGGGLLQLPALLLVPGLSPLQALATNKLGSIFGTTTSAVTYYRRARPDLRTALPMAALALAGSFGGASIAASLPVAVFKPVIVVALVTVAAITLTRPTLGSVTALRFSGHAHYRAALAVGLVIGVYDGVLGPGTGTFLVIAMVSVVGYDFLQASAKAKIVNLATNLGALLFFAPHGAVLWGLGLLLGLANTSGSYLGSRMAISSGTGFIRTVFLVVVAALVVKVGHDVWVENLSPLLG; translated from the coding sequence GTGGCGCTGTTCCCCGAGCACCTGACCGGGACCACCCTCGTGCTGCTCGTGCTGGCCGCCTTCGCCGCCGGCTGGGTCGACGCCGTCGTCGGCGGTGGGGGCCTGCTGCAACTGCCCGCCCTGCTGCTCGTCCCCGGGCTCAGCCCGCTGCAGGCCCTGGCCACCAACAAGCTCGGCTCGATCTTCGGCACCACCACCAGCGCGGTGACCTACTACCGCCGCGCCCGCCCCGACCTGCGCACGGCCCTGCCCATGGCCGCGCTCGCCCTGGCCGGCAGCTTCGGCGGAGCCTCGATCGCCGCGTCCTTGCCGGTGGCGGTGTTCAAACCCGTCATCGTCGTGGCCCTGGTGACCGTCGCAGCGATCACCCTGACCCGCCCGACCCTCGGCTCGGTGACCGCCCTGCGCTTCTCCGGGCACGCCCACTACCGCGCCGCGCTCGCCGTCGGCCTGGTCATCGGGGTCTACGACGGGGTCCTGGGCCCGGGCACCGGCACGTTCCTGGTCATCGCGATGGTCAGCGTCGTCGGCTACGACTTCCTGCAGGCCAGCGCGAAGGCCAAGATCGTGAACCTCGCCACCAACCTCGGCGCCCTGCTGTTCTTCGCCCCCCACGGCGCGGTGCTCTGGGGCCTGGGCCTGCTGCTGGGGCTGGCGAACACCAGCGGCAGCTACCTGGGCTCGCGGATGGCCATCTCCAGCGGGACCGGCTTCATCCGCACCGTGTTCCTCGTCGTCGTCGCCGCCCTCGTCGTGAAGGTGGGGCACGACGTGTGGGTGGAGAACCTCTCGCCCCTCCTGGGCTGA